The Sabethes cyaneus chromosome 1, idSabCyanKW18_F2, whole genome shotgun sequence DNA segment GTTGAAGATGGTGGTTTTAATAAGGTTCTCTCGGTGGCAAGGGTCGTCTTCGGTGAGGTTTTGACCAGCAGCTGACCGGTGCGGTGCTGTTGGGGCCGAGGGCTGGTTGGGTGGTTTTGCTACACACTGCTGAAAACGGTCAATTTCCATAAAACTTGTGTGAGAAACTTTGCTGGTCGTTGCCCTGCTGTTCATTTCAGATTAACGCAAGATGAAAGCGAAATGAGAAGATGCGTTCAATTAGTTTGAAGTGCTCGAAGATGAAATGGTGCGATGCGAAAACAAGATAtggtgacgacgacgacggtggagTTGAAATTTCGCCTTTTCTTATAGTGACCATGAGTTTAGTTAGTGTGTCTTGCACGTACCTTTTTAATCCGATTAGATAtgattgtttttttctttttcaaaataattttgattaAACGTGACGTCACCCTTAGCTTGCATCACAGCCAATATTTATTGAATTCAGCAGTACAAATTGTTAATATCCCGAACAGCATATCACAACGGTTGCGGCAACCAGCCCGGTTGAGGATTGTCCGTCCGATCGAACTGTGAATAAATCCACTGGCGATACTGTCGGACGTCGGTATAGACACCCGGTTGGTTGGCCGATCCGCAGGCTAAACCGAATATCAGCACACCGGCAAGTTGTTCGTTGCAGTACAGCCCTCCACCAACGTTTCCCTGGCATGTGGTGTCCGGTGTTGCAGTAAGGGATCCAGCGCAGATCATCGCTGGCAGCACTCGGAAGTTATGCACTGTCGGAACGTTACATTCTACGGCTGCGATGATCGGAACATTGATCGATCGTTGTGTGGGGTTAATAGCAGCCGTTGGACCACTAGTTGTTGTCCCCCAACCTACATATCGGCACTGAGTTCCATAAGTGAAAGCTCGTGTTGCCAAAATCGCTGGTTCAATTGTGTTGTGAAACTCCGGAAATGGACGAGATAGTCGAAGAACCGCCAAGTCATTATTGTTCGTTTCGTTATTATAATTAGGATGCACGAACAGACGTGACACATTTCGAACTTCTCGATGGTATGAAGCGGGGACCAGGTTCAGGTCACCGGCAATAACTCGCAACCAGTGGGGATTGACGAGAGAAAACGTTGTCGGGTGCATAACACATGAAGCCGCAGTAAGAACATGCTGAAGATCCACAATTGTTCCCCCACAGTGCAGTATGTAAGGCGAATCAATGCTTACCACTGCTGGATACTGACCCGTAAACGTTGTTACTCCACCACTTAGACGAGCTGAATTGTCTGCATCTGAAATCAACTGCGTTTATGTCACAAAAGTCAATTTTCCTCTTTACAGTTTAACCTTACTTGCAATGACGCAAAGTAACGATATTACAAgtagtttcattttcacttGAAACTGTTCAGCACGACAAATGGTGGGCGACTGATTTCGGCATAAATGTAATCCCTCTGGGAAGTCAATGAATTTTAAATCTTATCTTATCACAGAGGAAGCTTACCAAATCGAACTGCATAGTTCGCAGAACACGTATAAAACCCGGCGGGTTGCCTGATAATATCGGTCCGACAATGGACGTAGGCAACAAGCTGCATTCTGATTTGCGGATAATAAAAAATCCTTATCGCTGCTGTGATGACGATATTGGAAACAATTGACCTCCTCTCGGGAGTGACTGCTGTATATTAAAATTCGCAACGAAACAAAATTTTATGCATTTAACCTTTACCCCTTCGAGTGTCACtgatctaaattttgatttaatATATTTTGAGAAGCTGTAATAactttactttaccagccgaaaGGGCGTgttggctcttgccgtatcaaaaatgcctctccattgtactcggacctgggctactcgtcggcaatgtgttgcgcgtctcgacacacgcttAAAGCTAGTCAAGCCatttctattcctggtgccggtggggttcttgaagagaacgggtttcactgcacagttggccggcattcttgcgacgtggccggcccaccgtagtctcccaactttcgccaggtatacgatgggattctctccCAGCAGTGCTTGAAGCTCGTGGTTcttacgccttcgccactcttcgctttccgt contains these protein-coding regions:
- the LOC128746283 gene encoding trypsin alpha-3-like, with the translated sequence MKLLVISLLCVIANADNSARLSGGVTTFTGQYPAVVSIDSPYILHCGGTIVDLQHVLTAASCVMHPTTFSLVNPHWLRVIAGDLNLVPASYHREVRNVSRLFVHPNYNNETNNNDLAVLRLSRPFPEFHNTIEPAILATRAFTYGTQCRYVGWGTTTSGPTAAINPTQRSINVPIIAAVECNVPTVHNFRVLPAMICAGSLTATPDTTCQGNVGGGLYCNEQLAGVLIFGLACGSANQPGVYTDVRQYRQWIYSQFDRTDNPQPGWLPQPL